In Plectropomus leopardus isolate mb unplaced genomic scaffold, YSFRI_Pleo_2.0 unplaced_scaffold1237, whole genome shotgun sequence, the DNA window ATGTTTTACTGACCCTGTTCATCTTGACGATGATGCACGGTTTCCCCTCGGCGTATCCGAAGCTGGTGTCGGGCAGACCGGAGCACTGACGCAGCGTGCTGCGTCTAAACTGACACGCCTTCTTTATCGGCTCATCGTCCTGAACGGTGTATTCACCCAACATACACAACTCGTTCTGCTCCTGAATGCTGTCGTTATATTCTGCAGAAAGAAGACACAACAGAGGACAAGTCAGTGAGGACAGTGTCCTCCCAACTGGACTGCTGTTTGGAGGATCACAATGTCCATCCACAGGGACTTCTGCTCTCGTCTGCTGTAGAGTCCACTCCTCCTGCTGGACGTTTTTAATGTTCACAGGTGTGATTCACGTGTTCACAGGTGTGATTCACGTGTTCACAGGTGTGAT includes these proteins:
- the LOC121963751 gene encoding sodium/potassium-transporting ATPase subunit beta-3-like, coding for TPVNIKNVQQEEWTLQQTRAEVPVDGHCDPPNSSPVGRTLSSLTCPLLCLLSAEYNDSIQEQNELCMLGEYTVQDDEPIKKACQFRRSTLRQCSGLPDTSFGYAEGKPCIIVKMNRVIGLKPRGDPFISCTAKRDGLLEMQYFPPEGRVDKMFFPYYGKKAHPDYVQPLVAVQLLLSKEDLNVEQTVECKVEGSDLRNNDDRDKFLGRVIFRVKVSE